GAAAACTCCTTAGCACCTCAGGAGGCAGGTCAGACACGATGACCTGagcaaacaggctcagagaggtgcctCATTTTgtctcaggtcacacagcaagttagtggCAGGGATGCGATGGGAACCGGGGCCTGCCAGACTCCATAGCCTCCTAACTCAAAGTGTGCCCTGGGTGTTTGAGAAGGAGAGAGCTGTGGGGTTCCAGAGGGACTGCCTTCAATTCTTGGTgtgtctccctccctgccccctgcaaAGCCCAGGAGGCGTAACTGGCTCCCTTTTACCCCCCCCCAGACACGGGGAGGACCACGCGTCTATCCTGTGACTCTCCCATCCCCAGTGCCCTCTGAACCGCTGGTCACCATGGCTACTTCGAAGTTGACGGGGGAGGAGGAGACCACCATCCTCATGGCCAAAGAGGAGCTGGAGGCCCTGCGCACCGCATTTGAGTCAGGGGACATCCCCCAGGCTGCCTCTCGCCTCCGGGAGCTGCTGGCATCCTCAGAGAGCACCCACCTGGAGGTGGGTGTCACAGGCGAGTCGGGCGCTGGCAAGTCGTCCCTCATCAACGCCCTTCGTGGCCTGGGGGCCGAGGACCCCGGCGCGGCTCTCACTGGAGTCATCGAGACCACTATGCACCCCGCATCCTACCCTCACCCGCAGTTTCCTGATGTGACCCTGTGGGACCTGCCCGGAGCTGGGTGTCTGGGCTGCCCTGCTGACAAGTACTTGAAGGAAGTGGACTTCAGCCGGTATGACTTCTTCCTGCTGGTGTCCCCCCGCCGCTGCGGGGCCGTGGAGACCCGCCTGGCCTCTGAGATCCTGCGCCAGGGCAAAAAGTTCTACTTTGTGCGCACCAAGGTGGATGAGGACCTGGCGGCCACGCGTACCCAGCGGCCCTCGGGCTTCACTGAAGCCACCGTCCTGCAGGAGATCCGTGACCACTGTGCCGAGAGGCTACGGGCGGTCGGGGTGACAGACCCCCGCGTCTTCCTCGTGTCCAACCTCTCACCGACCCGCTATGACTTCCCGCTGCTCATGTCCACCTGGGAGCATGACCTGCCTGCCCACCAGCGCCATGCCGGCCTGCTGTCGCTGCCCGATATCTCGCTGGAAGCCctgcagaagaagaaagacatgCTCCAGGAGCAAGTGCTCAAGACGGCCCTGGTGTCGGGCGTCATCCAGGCCCTGCCTGTGCCAGGGCTGGCGGCCGCCTATGACGATGCTCTGCTCCTTCGCTCGCTGCGTGGCTACCACCGCAGCTTTGGCCTGGATGACGACTCGCTGGCCAAGCTGGCCGAGCAGGTGGGCAAACAGGCAGGTGACCTGCGCTCGGTCATCCGCTCCCCGCTGGCCAACGAGTTCTCACCTGAGACTGTCCTGAGGCTCTACTCACAGTCATCCGATGGCGCCATGCGGGTGGCCCGGGCTTTTGAGAGGGGCATCCCTGTGTTTGGTACACTGGTAGCTGGTGGCATCAGCTTCGGCACCGTCTACACCATGCTCCAGGGCTGCCTCAATGAGTTGGCCGAAGACGCCCAGCGGGTCCGCATCAAGGCCCTGGAGGATGAGCCTCAGACTGAGGCCAGCTTGGAGGCAGCTGGTGACAATGGCGTGGAAACGTGGGGGTCCGGGGAGGGAGGTGGCGAGAAAGCCCCACTCACGACCCGCCAAAAGGTTGGCCTCCTACTCAAGTACATTCTCGACAGCTGGAAGAAGCGTGacttggaagagaaataaaagtacaaCCTTCACCCCGCTGCCTCACCCACAAACCAAGCTTTAACAAAGCCAAccatccaaacaaacaaaaaggtcaATGTGGTGAAAATGAGAGTTGCAGTggctgaggggtggggtgtggagaggTCTGAGAGAGTGACAAAGGCATGCCATCTTGGTGGAGCTGGGGGAAGGGCGTGTGCAGGGGAGGCAGGTGGGCCCGAGTCAAAGAAGGATACACTGAACTGGGATAGGAATTGACCCCGGAGGGAGCAAAGATCAAGGTATAGATGGTGGGCCAAGTACTCTTTGGTGGTAGCTCTCTCCCTGGTCCCTAAGTGGCCAAGGGGCATTTGTGCATTGACAGGGTAGTCCAGCCTAAATCCAAGAAAGGAACCACTGTCAACCTGTGTGGGTGGTTGAGTGGGTGGGGATTTATTTTAGTTGCAATTGTCATATCCCTTTCTGAGAACCCCAGTTTCCCAAAGGCCTCCTCtgaaggggggaggggcagccaaTCAGTGCCCAGGAGCAGCACAATGGTGCCTATAGCAACGGGGTTAAATGCGGGAAGACAGGGCATCCTGGGCCAGCCCTGCTGCCTGTGAGTGAAGGTGGGGCTGGGTGGCAGGGACGGGGGAGGCCACATGGCCCCTGGGCTGGCCTCCGTGTGGAGCCTCTGGAAGACAGAGTGAGACGGTGGTGAGGGAGCGGGTGGGCAGTTTCTCTGGGTATCAAAGGACAGAGGGGGCAGAGGGCCAAGTCCACCACCTAGAATGGGTGGTTTCAGAAAGATGGAGGGCGTGTCTGCATGTGAATGTGTGGTGATGAGCTTGCTGGTGTGTCTGATTGGGGGGAATCCTGGTAAGTCCCCGTGATTTTGATGCTATGGATGTAAGGTTCATAGTCGTTTGCTGAGACTGGCGTTACCTGTCTGTctccgcgtgtgtgtgtgtgtgtgtgcacgcacacgtaCACAAATGTGGGCGCATGAAAATGGATTGTGCTGAAAGGCTCTGGGTCTGAGAGTAAAGGCCACCCTGTTGGGATCTGAAAGCTGCACGTGGCTGCAAGTGACAGAGGGAACATGCAACACACTAGGCGAGGGTATCTGTGTCTGGCCCAGGCGGCTCAGTGAAACCAAGTTCATTGGCTAAGTCTAAGGTCCTGcgtgtttaaaaaaattcaagaacTACCAGATTGGGGAGTATGCACATGATGGGTTGCCCCAAGGGCTTCTGTGGGCTTGAACAAGCGTCAGAGAAGGGTCTGACGTAGGTGTGGAGAAGAAGGGGGTGTTCCCAGGAATGCACAGAAGGCTCTGGAGGTGGTGGGTGGGCCGCTGGCAAATCGGGGACAGTGGTGCAGGTGCCTCACCCCCAGGTGCTCACAAATACTTGCATGTCCCAGGATCTGCTGAGGGTTCTTGCCCCATCCAGGGGCCTCAAATTACCCGACCCTAGGAAACAGTTCCAGACTCAGGATCCATTTTCACCTGGCGATTGAAGAGGGTGCTGAGTCTATTGGCTGAAGAGCTCTCTGCTTTGCAAAAAGATTCCTCTCTTCCCCGAGGCCTCCCCATTCACTGGCTCTGCCAGGACCATTTGGGGTTCACACAGGCCTTTCTGCACCAAAAGGGGTGCTGGGGATCACGGTAGGGAAATCTCAGGCCCCCCAATGCAAAAGACAGATGGTCCCTTCCAAAACCATTCTCAAATCACAACCCACGTCCCTATACATGTGGGCACTGAGGCATCATCCTAAACACAGGACTTGTCCTGAGTGGCTGGGAGGGGAAGGTTGGGTGTGAAAAACACGTGCTCTCACCGCACTGGGCCTAAGAGGCAGAATGGGTTACTTTTGTCTTTGACTGGTTGCCATGTcctgtcccttcttcctccatctctccgGAGATTCTCTGTCCTCCGTCTTGACCTTATCTGCTATTCAAGCTCAGGCCTCACCTTCTCCACACAGTTCCTGCCCCGGCACCTTGCCTCATCTCGTCTCATTCCCCACGAGGCCACAGAGGGTTCATTCTAATATCCACAGTggacctgcccctcccctgctcaaCCCTCTTCCACGGCTACCCACAGATAAAGATCAATCTCAGCCTGATATTCCAAGCCCTTCCCAAGCTGGTCCTCGCCTGAACCTCGTCAACAGTAAGACCCCAAGTCTTCCTAAAACAGCAGAGCTGAGAGGGCTCTGAGGAGTCATTTCTCCATGTGACAGGTGAAGAAGCTGACACCCCCCATCCCTCAcagatgggggaaagaaaagcTGCAGGAGGGACATGAATTGCCCAGTGTCACCAGGCAAGTCCCTGGCATGGCAGGGACTAGACGCAGTCATACATTCCCAGATGTCAGCTCTGGCAGGCCCCGCCCCTCATACCAGTGACGGCCCCGGGGCTCCAGGGCAGGACGGGGCTGGCCTGGGTGGGCACTGTGGTTCCTCAGCAGACACGGGTCCTCAGAAGCCAGGCAGCGAGGGTGGGCGACGTTTCCACAAATGCATCAGACCCTTTGGGTCTCTTTTCCTGACATTGGAACTGTAGCACCCAGAGAcgtcctggcacatagtgggtgctgaATTGTGCAAGgacctgggggagggaagggttGCATTGCAAAAGGATCAGAGGAGGCTCTGGTCCATGTGCTGGCTGTGGTGCGGGCTGTAAGACATCTGGCAAGTGACTTTTACCCCCCAGAGCCTCAGCTTCCTACTCTGTGAAATGAGGACTTAATGAAATTATGCCTGTGGTTAGAACAGTGGCTGGCTCAGAGTAAACGTCAAAGTAACTACTGTCGGCGATGAGGAGGGTTCCAGCTCTTAATCAATGCCCTACGTTGATGGTtgcagtgcctggaacatggtaaATGCCCTCCAAGTTATTTAAGAGCTGGAATTCTAGGATCAGAAGACCTCAGCTCCATTCCCAACCCCCATGCGCTAGCTGGAGGCCTTGGGACTCCAGGCATTTATTCTCTCACTGCCAAATGTGGAGAGTAAGGGGAGCGATTTCCTTCTCTGGCAGTGGAGGATTTTATGAGATACTCCAGAGGGAGCACCTGGCAGTGATGAGTGTTAACTAAAATAAAGCCATTGAGCCCTGGGCCTGGCGTATTGTTAGCCTCTCGTACTATTACGAGTGATGCCTCAAATGCCTCGGGCCTGCTGAGGGCCatagagaagacagagaaactCAGTAAAAACACTCCCTTACCTGTCTTGTCAAAGGTCATCAAGCCCTGAAGACGCAGCACCGGGGATCAGGCAGCCCATGGCAAGCAACATCTCCCAGTCAGACCTTAGCCTGAAGGAGGCCTGTGAGGCGGGGAACCTGCCAGCCGTGGCCGCCAAGCTGCAGGCCACACTTCACTCGCTAGAGAATGTCCGGCTGGACATTGGCATTACCGGGGGGATAGGCGCAGGCAAGTCAACCTTTGTCAATGCCATccgggggctgggagatgaggacCCCGACTCGGCTTGCACGGGAGTGGTGGAAATGAGCAGGGACCCCATGCCGTTCCCGCACCCCAAGTACCCCAACGTCATCCTCTGGGACCTGCCGGGCATAGGCACACCCACCTTCCAGGCTGACAAATACCTCCAGCGGGTGCTGCTGGGCCGTTTCGACTTCCTCATCATCGTCAGCTCCGAGAGCGTCACTGCCAACCTAGCCCGGCTGGCCCGCGGGATCCTCCAGGAGGGCAAGCGCTTCTACTTCACTCGCTCCAAGGTGGACGTGGACATGGCCGCCTCACGCCGCCGCCGCCCCAGCACCTTCTCTGAGGAGGGGGTGCTCAGCCAGATCC
The DNA window shown above is from Rhinolophus ferrumequinum isolate MPI-CBG mRhiFer1 chromosome 15, mRhiFer1_v1.p, whole genome shotgun sequence and carries:
- the LOC117035509 gene encoding LOW QUALITY PROTEIN: interferon-inducible GTPase 5-like (The sequence of the model RefSeq protein was modified relative to this genomic sequence to represent the inferred CDS: inserted 2 bases in 1 codon), producing MASNISQSDLSLKEACEAGNLPAVAAKLQATLHSLENVRLDIGITGGIGAGKSTFVNAIRGLGDEDPDSACTGVVEMSRDPMPFPHPKYPNVILWDLPGIGTPTFQADKYLQRVLLGRFDFLIIVSSESVTANLARLARGILQEGKRFYFTRSKVDVDMAASRRRRPSTFSEEGVLSQIRDDCRQRLEGEVQALGSGVGGPXGGLPALSPSSSSGGPEWDKGSPKVILQLKEASQGNASSCVVCCCQPLTLSLVAGLGLQVLTMMAGCPQR
- the IRGC gene encoding interferon-inducible GTPase 5 produces the protein MATSKLTGEEETTILMAKEELEALRTAFESGDIPQAASRLRELLASSESTHLEVGVTGESGAGKSSLINALRGLGAEDPGAALTGVIETTMHPASYPHPQFPDVTLWDLPGAGCLGCPADKYLKEVDFSRYDFFLLVSPRRCGAVETRLASEILRQGKKFYFVRTKVDEDLAATRTQRPSGFTEATVLQEIRDHCAERLRAVGVTDPRVFLVSNLSPTRYDFPLLMSTWEHDLPAHQRHAGLLSLPDISLEALQKKKDMLQEQVLKTALVSGVIQALPVPGLAAAYDDALLLRSLRGYHRSFGLDDDSLAKLAEQVGKQAGDLRSVIRSPLANEFSPETVLRLYSQSSDGAMRVARAFERGIPVFGTLVAGGISFGTVYTMLQGCLNELAEDAQRVRIKALEDEPQTEASLEAAGDNGVETWGSGEGGGEKAPLTTRQKVGLLLKYILDSWKKRDLEEK